The Actinomycetota bacterium genome includes a region encoding these proteins:
- a CDS encoding peptidoglycan DD-metalloendopeptidase family protein: MPRVLVAAVLVAAVAVLAPASPAASVTKKQVSEAKAELGRIADAIADKRAQLDEIQADAADLAFTVDEANGELANVQAQLAGLREQLDEVRTAYETRVGLLEDRAREAFMSGSGSNLDFILGASSITDLSDRAAFVDQVTAADSDIAAEVALLHEQLELRARELTKLENQQRRAIDALFEQQTLLEAQFDAQQDILDAIEADKARQEEAVRKLGKQYREKLLAQQGYSGKIGNGVLKVCPVDAPVAFGDSFGAPRYTGGYHPHAGNDMFAPVGTPIRATFPGMAVDATNTIGGLSVKVLGETGETYNAHLSALGKLGPVQTGDIIGYVGASGNAAGTPSHNHFEYRPKTIPSPWPESTYGYSVVGDSINPYPLLTAVC, translated from the coding sequence ATGCCGCGCGTCCTCGTTGCCGCCGTGCTGGTCGCCGCCGTCGCCGTGCTCGCGCCCGCGTCGCCGGCCGCATCGGTGACGAAGAAGCAGGTCAGCGAGGCGAAGGCCGAGTTGGGTCGGATCGCTGACGCGATCGCCGACAAGCGCGCGCAGCTCGACGAGATCCAGGCGGATGCCGCAGACCTCGCCTTCACGGTCGACGAGGCGAACGGCGAGCTCGCCAACGTCCAAGCGCAACTCGCGGGCCTCCGGGAGCAGCTCGATGAGGTTCGCACCGCGTACGAAACGCGGGTCGGTCTGCTCGAGGACCGGGCCCGCGAGGCGTTCATGTCGGGTTCGGGCTCGAACCTCGATTTCATCCTCGGCGCGTCCTCGATCACCGACCTGTCGGACCGCGCGGCGTTCGTGGACCAGGTGACGGCCGCCGACTCGGACATCGCGGCCGAGGTCGCGCTCCTGCACGAGCAGCTGGAACTGCGCGCCAGGGAGCTCACGAAGCTCGAGAACCAGCAACGGCGCGCGATCGACGCCCTGTTCGAACAGCAGACGCTGCTCGAGGCGCAGTTCGATGCGCAGCAGGACATCCTCGACGCGATCGAAGCCGACAAGGCCCGCCAGGAGGAGGCGGTCCGCAAGCTCGGGAAGCAGTACCGAGAGAAGCTGCTCGCCCAGCAGGGGTATTCGGGGAAGATCGGGAACGGCGTGCTGAAGGTCTGTCCCGTGGACGCGCCCGTGGCGTTCGGCGACTCGTTCGGCGCTCCCCGCTACACGGGTGGTTACCATCCACACGCCGGCAACGACATGTTCGCGCCTGTCGGAACACCGATCCGCGCCACATTCCCGGGGATGGCGGTCGATGCGACGAACACGATCGGAGGACTGTCGGTCAAGGTGCTCGGCGAAACGGGAGAGACCTACAACGCGCACCTGTCCGCTCTGGGCAAGCTCGGACCCGTCCAGACGGGCGACATCATCGGGTATGTCGGAGCGAGTGGGAACGCGGCCGGCACGCCCTCCCACAACCACTTCGAGTACCGTCCGAAGACGATCCCGTCGCCGTGGCCGGAGAGCACCTACGGGTACTCGGTCGTCGGAGACTCGATCAACCCGTACCCGTTGCTGACCGCGGTCTGCTGA
- a CDS encoding adenylate/guanylate cyclase domain-containing protein has product MEPRTCERCGHVLPEDARFCPNCGQPVGLSQSQDRKVVTVLFVDLVGSTRLSAELDAERFRMVLGAFYELVGDEISTLGGHPSNFAGDAVVGVFGISQSRDDDALRGVHAGLRIVERTERLASELALSEPLQVRVGVNTGTTAVGENPIDRNVVIGSEVHLAARLQQNAEPGEVLVGETTWLLTRDAVEFGIERKIEAKGFGESVVAWPALRLARGAARRRIAMVNRQRELALLSDTYERVVEHSRSHLVTLLGEPGIGKSRVVDEFLGKLPSSTTVLRGRSSAFEEDATFAPISQMVFDELAIEPSESDEGIRARLTEVVNGLVPDGDGNGEAAGEQSHGQVVDRLGLALGIGEESGEERRYRSGEIRAGFLAFLSGLARRGPIVLVFEDLHLGRETLLETVELLVKEARRIPLLVLGVARWELLDQRPNYAGGLADAVTLWVEPLSVGHATQLALEAGESFTDDEAERVARHAGGNPFFILETSAMLRYEGEDLPPTGGLPARLLPATVQAVVAARIDHLPPEARDVMRKASIFARSSFDLDELGLIASPTAEVLHVLEDEEILVSDPDRPAVWRFRHDLLRDVAYEGVSKRERQRLHLRLANKLSEPERADRYPRTIAYHLEQAARNALDLDPGDRTLAERAVKALAHAGDLARRQLESQAAVDLYDRALSLSGPESGWGEREAWILSLRGEAQYWLGEFPSAEDSLAHALELDPRSVLIRAHASRYLADISLTIRGERERAAELFDASLTASRELGNPAVLARTLLMAGWVPYWGNDLDRARAMFEEALEVARVNPRSDAWAEARALVGLSSITSPVGDEVGSLALAQEALEIGRTSNDAFTAAVAHENVANSLRRQWRLDDALEHAEEAIRAFRELGARWELASALGDRGVIRRLLGHPEEAVPDLREAYRICRELNERALISWTAAELARALIVQDEVSDARRLLEEPAARLAADEPGSAASMLAAESLLALAEGDRQTARAKALEALELERAQGWPNPVHTQIVWIGRLLGVEDAGGDEAVRASREALRRNHWIQALEEPDQLAEAVE; this is encoded by the coding sequence ATGGAGCCCCGGACCTGCGAGCGTTGCGGCCACGTCCTGCCAGAGGACGCCCGGTTCTGCCCGAACTGCGGGCAGCCGGTCGGGCTGTCCCAGTCCCAGGACCGCAAGGTGGTCACGGTCCTGTTCGTCGACCTGGTGGGATCGACCCGGCTGTCGGCCGAACTGGATGCGGAGCGGTTCCGGATGGTTCTGGGCGCGTTCTACGAGCTCGTCGGGGACGAGATCTCGACGCTCGGGGGACATCCCTCCAACTTCGCCGGGGATGCCGTGGTCGGGGTCTTCGGGATCTCACAGTCGCGCGATGACGACGCGCTTCGCGGTGTGCACGCCGGACTGCGGATCGTCGAACGCACCGAGCGATTGGCTTCGGAACTCGCGCTGTCCGAGCCGCTGCAGGTGCGGGTCGGAGTCAACACGGGGACGACCGCGGTCGGCGAGAATCCGATCGATCGCAACGTCGTGATCGGCTCCGAGGTGCACCTCGCCGCGCGGCTGCAGCAGAACGCGGAGCCGGGAGAGGTGCTCGTCGGCGAGACGACGTGGCTGCTCACGCGCGACGCTGTCGAGTTCGGCATCGAGCGCAAGATCGAAGCGAAGGGGTTCGGAGAGTCGGTCGTGGCTTGGCCCGCGCTCCGGCTCGCGCGCGGCGCGGCACGCCGGCGGATCGCGATGGTGAACCGCCAGCGCGAGCTCGCCCTGTTGAGCGACACCTACGAGCGCGTCGTCGAGCATTCGCGATCGCACCTGGTGACCTTGCTCGGCGAACCCGGGATCGGCAAGAGCCGTGTGGTCGACGAGTTCCTCGGCAAGCTCCCGTCGTCGACGACCGTGCTCCGCGGCCGGTCGAGCGCGTTCGAGGAGGACGCGACGTTCGCTCCGATCTCGCAGATGGTGTTCGACGAGCTCGCGATTGAGCCGAGCGAGTCCGACGAGGGGATCCGCGCGCGGCTCACCGAGGTCGTCAACGGTCTGGTTCCGGACGGTGACGGCAACGGTGAAGCGGCCGGGGAACAGTCGCACGGCCAGGTCGTCGACCGGCTCGGGCTCGCCCTGGGGATCGGGGAGGAGTCGGGGGAGGAGCGGCGCTACCGCAGCGGAGAGATCCGCGCGGGGTTCCTCGCCTTCCTCTCCGGGCTGGCGCGCCGGGGGCCGATCGTGCTCGTGTTCGAAGACCTGCACCTCGGGCGCGAGACCCTGCTCGAAACGGTCGAGCTGCTCGTGAAGGAGGCGCGCAGGATCCCCCTGCTCGTCCTCGGGGTCGCGCGTTGGGAGTTGCTCGACCAGCGCCCGAACTACGCGGGCGGGTTGGCCGACGCCGTGACCTTGTGGGTCGAGCCGCTCTCGGTCGGCCACGCGACCCAATTGGCGCTCGAGGCGGGCGAGAGCTTCACCGACGACGAGGCCGAGCGGGTCGCGCGCCATGCGGGCGGCAACCCCTTCTTCATCCTCGAGACGAGCGCGATGCTTCGCTACGAGGGCGAGGACCTGCCGCCGACCGGCGGCCTCCCCGCGCGGCTGCTGCCGGCGACCGTCCAGGCCGTCGTCGCCGCGCGGATCGACCATCTGCCGCCGGAGGCGCGCGATGTGATGCGGAAGGCGTCGATCTTCGCGCGTTCGTCGTTCGACCTCGACGAGCTCGGCTTGATCGCTTCGCCCACCGCCGAGGTGCTCCACGTGCTCGAGGACGAGGAGATCCTCGTCAGCGACCCGGATCGACCGGCCGTCTGGCGGTTCCGGCATGACCTGCTCCGCGATGTCGCGTACGAGGGCGTGTCGAAGCGCGAGCGGCAACGGTTGCACCTGCGGCTGGCGAACAAGCTGTCCGAGCCCGAGCGAGCGGATCGGTACCCGCGCACGATCGCCTATCACCTCGAGCAGGCGGCACGCAACGCGCTCGATCTCGATCCCGGCGACCGCACGCTGGCCGAACGCGCCGTGAAGGCGCTCGCCCACGCGGGGGATCTCGCCCGCCGCCAGCTCGAATCGCAGGCTGCGGTCGATCTGTACGACCGCGCCCTCTCGCTGTCGGGACCGGAGTCCGGCTGGGGCGAACGGGAAGCGTGGATACTCTCGCTGCGCGGCGAGGCGCAGTACTGGCTCGGAGAGTTCCCATCGGCCGAGGATTCGCTCGCGCACGCACTCGAGCTCGACCCGCGCAGCGTGCTGATCCGAGCGCACGCGTCGCGGTACCTCGCGGACATCTCGCTCACGATCCGCGGCGAGCGCGAGCGGGCGGCCGAGCTCTTCGACGCCTCGCTCACGGCGTCGCGCGAGCTGGGCAATCCGGCGGTCCTCGCGCGCACCCTGTTGATGGCGGGGTGGGTGCCCTATTGGGGGAACGATCTCGACCGCGCCCGCGCGATGTTCGAGGAGGCCCTCGAGGTCGCGCGGGTGAACCCTCGGTCGGACGCCTGGGCCGAGGCGCGGGCGCTGGTCGGGTTGTCGTCGATCACCTCGCCCGTCGGCGACGAGGTCGGATCGCTGGCGCTCGCACAGGAGGCGCTCGAGATCGGTCGCACGAGCAACGATGCCTTCACGGCCGCGGTCGCGCACGAGAACGTCGCGAACTCCCTGCGCCGCCAGTGGCGGCTGGACGACGCTCTCGAGCACGCCGAGGAGGCGATCCGGGCCTTCCGTGAACTTGGTGCCCGGTGGGAGCTCGCCAGCGCGCTCGGCGACCGAGGGGTGATCCGGCGGCTGCTCGGGCACCCTGAGGAGGCCGTTCCGGATCTGCGTGAGGCCTATCGGATCTGTCGCGAGCTCAACGAGCGGGCGCTGATCTCCTGGACCGCCGCCGAGCTCGCTCGGGCGTTGATCGTCCAGGACGAGGTCTCCGATGCCCGCCGGCTGCTCGAGGAGCCGGCGGCGCGTCTCGCTGCCGACGAGCCCGGGTCGGCCGCCTCGATGCTCGCGGCCGAGAGCCTCCTGGCCCTCGCCGAGGGCGACCGCCAAACCGCTCGAGCCAAGGCCCTCGAGGCCCTCGAGCTCGAGCGTGCCCAGGGCTGGCCCAATCCCGTCCACACCCAGATCGTGTGGATCGGTCGCCTGCTCGGCGTGGAGGACGCCGGTGGGGACGAGGCGGTCCGGGCCTCGCGAGAGGCCTTGCGCCGCAATCATTGGATCCAGGCACTCGAGGAACCGGACCAGCTTGCCGAAGCTGTTGAGTGA
- a CDS encoding VOC family protein, with translation MRIEGLDHVYYWTANMDVAVAFYRDVLGLALLRRDGDVWAEFDTGPARFALHGREGVPAMPGGTAVFRVADLDAARLAVTDHGVRIERTGEVEGRARFAALRDPDGNPVQLIEHLPAR, from the coding sequence GTGCGCATCGAGGGACTCGACCACGTGTACTACTGGACCGCGAACATGGATGTCGCGGTTGCGTTCTACCGGGACGTTCTCGGGCTGGCCCTGCTTCGGCGTGACGGAGACGTCTGGGCCGAGTTCGACACCGGTCCCGCCCGGTTCGCCCTCCACGGCCGGGAGGGGGTCCCGGCGATGCCCGGGGGCACCGCGGTGTTCCGCGTCGCCGACCTCGATGCCGCCAGGCTCGCCGTTACCGATCACGGCGTCCGGATCGAACGTACCGGCGAGGTCGAGGGACGCGCGAGGTTCGCCGCGCTGCGTGACCCCGACGGGAACCCGGTGCAGTTGATCGAGCATCTCCCCGCACGCTGA
- a CDS encoding PH domain-containing protein: MTFPKRLLIDDEQLVIDTRPHWIALVAPVLVIVLVVLAWIIALPNLPDGSAGDVLRWVLIGAGVVVIAAFSVRRIVDWLTDNFCVTSDRIIHRHGLIAKKSMEVPLEHINDVRFQQKIWERMIGAGTIVIHSASEAGRQEFKNVRNPEHVQKTIYHEGEKNQQRMRGGLQVPQAPTVTSELHRLADLRDRGVLTPQEFEEQKARILGGTTPAP; the protein is encoded by the coding sequence GTGACGTTCCCCAAGCGCCTGCTGATCGACGACGAGCAGCTCGTGATCGATACGCGACCCCACTGGATCGCGCTCGTCGCCCCCGTCCTCGTGATCGTCCTGGTCGTCCTCGCGTGGATCATCGCGCTGCCGAACCTGCCGGACGGTTCCGCGGGGGACGTTCTGCGGTGGGTCCTGATCGGCGCGGGCGTCGTCGTGATCGCGGCCTTCTCGGTCCGGCGGATCGTCGATTGGCTCACCGACAACTTCTGCGTGACGAGCGACCGGATCATCCACCGGCACGGTCTGATCGCCAAGAAGTCGATGGAGGTTCCGCTCGAGCACATCAATGACGTGCGGTTCCAGCAGAAGATCTGGGAACGGATGATCGGTGCCGGGACGATCGTGATCCACTCCGCGAGCGAGGCCGGACGACAGGAGTTCAAGAACGTGCGCAATCCCGAGCATGTACAGAAGACGATCTATCACGAGGGTGAGAAGAACCAGCAGCGGATGCGCGGCGGGCTCCAGGTGCCGCAGGCGCCCACGGTGACGAGCGAGCTGCATCGACTCGCCGATCTGCGGGATCGAGGCGTGCTCACGCCCCAGGAGTTCGAGGAGCAGAAGGCGCGGATCCTCGGCGGAACCACTCCCGCTCCGTAA
- a CDS encoding biotin--[acetyl-CoA-carboxylase] ligase, producing the protein MGSTPLSLETLAGIWNRAGLEAPVRFDEVTGSTNATASELARHGAPEWAVVAAAHQTRGRGRLGRVWADRPGASLLCSIVLRPAIRPAEAGVVSLLAAVALAEAADASAGAAAGCKWPNDVLVEGRKAAGILVEGAVDGERVDHLVLGFGVNLDEPPVEGAGAIRAGPAVVLDAFLEAFVPRYRPADPDFARTVVGLYRPWCLTLGRLVRATILDGDTIEGEAVDLDDRGGLLVESGGRTVTVAFGEVEHLRPGAGFVVPGVE; encoded by the coding sequence GTGGGCAGCACGCCGCTCTCGCTCGAGACGCTGGCCGGCATCTGGAACCGCGCCGGGCTCGAGGCCCCCGTCCGGTTCGATGAGGTTACCGGGTCGACGAACGCCACGGCGTCCGAGCTCGCGCGTCACGGTGCCCCCGAGTGGGCGGTCGTGGCGGCGGCGCATCAGACCCGTGGGCGGGGGCGGCTCGGCCGGGTGTGGGCAGACCGTCCGGGCGCATCCTTGCTGTGCTCGATCGTGCTGCGGCCTGCGATCCGGCCCGCGGAAGCGGGGGTCGTGTCGCTGCTCGCGGCCGTCGCGCTCGCCGAAGCGGCGGATGCGTCGGCAGGAGCCGCGGCGGGATGCAAGTGGCCGAACGACGTCCTCGTCGAAGGCCGCAAGGCCGCGGGGATCCTCGTCGAGGGTGCCGTCGACGGCGAACGCGTCGATCACCTCGTGCTGGGGTTCGGGGTGAACCTCGACGAGCCCCCCGTGGAAGGCGCAGGAGCGATACGCGCCGGCCCCGCAGTGGTTCTCGATGCGTTCCTCGAGGCCTTCGTCCCGCGGTACCGGCCCGCCGATCCGGACTTCGCACGGACGGTGGTGGGTCTGTACCGGCCCTGGTGCTTGACACTCGGTCGGCTCGTCCGCGCGACGATCCTCGACGGCGACACGATCGAGGGCGAAGCGGTCGACCTCGACGATCGGGGAGGGCTGCTCGTCGAGTCCGGGGGCCGCACGGTCACCGTCGCGTTCGGTGAGGTCGAGCACCTCCGACCCGGCGCCGGCTTCGTCGTTCCCGGGGTGGAGTGA
- a CDS encoding biotin carboxylase N-terminal domain-containing protein, protein MAEPRILIANRGEIAVRIIRTCRELGIHAIAVYSDADRDALHVQMADSAYRIGPALAADSYLSIGAILEAARRGEATMIHPGYGFLSERAHFASAVSEFGATFIGPSARAIETMGDKAAARRTAERVGVPIVPGTPDPIDIGDAAKHAERIGFPLLVKAAFGGGGRGMHIVRGPERLDDALKRAAREAEAYFGRPEVFLERYIDRAHHVEAQILCDTRGGAYFLGERDCSVQRRHQKLIEETPSPVVDDALRTRLAEASLALAAEADYVGAGTVECIVDENGAFYFLEMNTRLQVEHTVTEMVTGEDLVALQIAVALGEKLDLDPAPRGHAIECRINAEDPGRNFLPGPGRVHTYRAPSGPFVRVDSGIGEGHEIPGDYDSMFAKLIVGGDDRDTARRRMLRALGEFTVEGVPTTIPLHAWVLRTKEFIAGTQTTAWLERALVEADLPAQSELGAGPASGSGVPGPTDLLLEVDGRRVPIRIFDERRTGAPRPPAAHETHHGEHVHGVISAPMQGTILRILVEPGQQVEAGDVVCILEAMKMENSIVAQREGKVSELPVEPGQVVQTGQTLAVID, encoded by the coding sequence GTGGCAGAACCGAGGATCCTGATCGCGAACCGCGGTGAGATCGCCGTGCGGATCATACGAACGTGCCGCGAGCTCGGTATCCACGCGATCGCGGTGTACTCCGATGCCGACCGCGACGCCCTCCACGTGCAGATGGCCGACAGTGCCTACCGGATCGGACCGGCGCTGGCCGCTGACTCCTATCTGTCGATCGGGGCGATCCTCGAGGCCGCGCGCCGCGGTGAGGCGACGATGATCCATCCCGGATACGGGTTCCTCTCCGAGCGCGCGCACTTCGCTTCGGCGGTCTCCGAGTTCGGCGCGACCTTCATCGGACCGTCCGCGCGGGCGATCGAGACGATGGGAGACAAGGCGGCGGCGCGACGCACGGCCGAACGCGTCGGTGTTCCGATCGTGCCGGGCACCCCCGATCCGATCGACATCGGCGATGCGGCCAAGCACGCGGAGCGGATCGGTTTCCCACTGTTGGTCAAGGCGGCGTTCGGTGGCGGGGGCCGCGGGATGCACATCGTGCGCGGCCCCGAACGGCTCGACGACGCCCTGAAGCGCGCCGCACGCGAGGCGGAGGCCTACTTCGGGCGGCCCGAGGTGTTCCTCGAGCGCTACATCGACCGGGCGCATCACGTCGAGGCCCAGATCCTGTGCGACACGCGCGGCGGTGCGTACTTCCTGGGCGAGCGTGACTGCTCGGTGCAGCGCCGCCATCAGAAACTGATCGAGGAAACACCCTCCCCCGTGGTGGACGACGCTCTCCGGACGCGACTGGCAGAGGCATCGCTCGCGCTCGCCGCGGAAGCGGACTACGTCGGCGCCGGCACCGTCGAGTGCATCGTCGACGAGAACGGGGCGTTCTACTTCCTCGAGATGAATACGCGCTTGCAGGTCGAGCACACGGTGACCGAGATGGTGACCGGGGAGGACCTCGTCGCGCTCCAGATCGCCGTCGCCCTCGGCGAGAAGCTCGACCTCGATCCGGCACCGCGAGGGCACGCGATCGAGTGCCGGATCAACGCCGAAGACCCGGGGCGCAACTTCCTGCCGGGCCCGGGGCGCGTCCACACCTACCGGGCTCCATCGGGCCCGTTCGTCCGGGTGGACTCGGGGATCGGCGAAGGACACGAGATCCCGGGCGACTACGACTCGATGTTCGCCAAGCTGATCGTCGGCGGGGACGATCGCGACACCGCCCGCCGGCGCATGCTCCGCGCACTCGGGGAGTTCACCGTCGAGGGGGTTCCCACCACGATCCCGCTCCACGCCTGGGTGTTGCGAACCAAGGAGTTCATCGCCGGGACGCAGACGACGGCGTGGCTGGAACGCGCACTCGTGGAGGCCGACCTCCCCGCGCAGAGCGAGCTCGGGGCGGGTCCGGCGAGCGGGAGCGGCGTTCCCGGGCCGACCGACCTCCTTCTCGAGGTCGACGGACGGCGGGTGCCGATCCGGATCTTCGACGAACGGCGGACGGGGGCGCCTCGACCTCCCGCGGCGCACGAGACCCATCACGGCGAGCACGTGCACGGCGTGATCTCGGCGCCGATGCAGGGAACGATCCTGCGGATCCTCGTGGAACCGGGCCAGCAGGTCGAGGCCGGCGACGTCGTCTGCATCCTCGAGGCGATGAAGATGGAGAACTCGATCGTGGCCCAGCGGGAGGGGAAGGTTTCCGAGCTGCCCGTCGAGCCGGGACAGGTCGTGCAGACCGGTCAGACGCTCGCGGTGATCGACTGA
- a CDS encoding ATP-binding protein, with protein sequence MARYVGAVTLFGLGLLGVLIGTHGVELGRGPYGAAGFWLFSALLVVAELFPIGVQRDDEVDEITTSTTFAFALAIAYGPVPAALALVAGSVIGDVARRKPMWKTAFNASQYAISVIAAGVVYGYLASGPPHGPEALLPLFASAATFFFLNTILPGVGLALVNGGPLVRQVAHDFLFQAYTAPALLALSPILLFAADQSLAFVPLIVIPIGAVYWGANAALENVRLVERLQINLARAKELNRMKDDFVAVVSHELRTPLTSIQGYIKTVLQLGDELEPGQREAFLEAADRQSERLRRLIEQTLIVARLESHVEPLTLHEVAVQSLVDVVVHELSPIGHGHTFDVRVPADLDPVRTDEGKVHQILSNLVENALKYSPPDTRITIRGEPGVNGILVAVEDEGPGIPEEERDRVFDRFYQVDGTATRQVGGTGLGLYICAKLAEEIGARLWLETTDRPRGSMFCLFLPGSAAPPRARDAGDPQAIADPPGGRRDGSDGPDEPGQSITASV encoded by the coding sequence GTGGCGCGCTATGTCGGCGCGGTGACACTGTTCGGCCTGGGGCTCCTCGGTGTCCTGATCGGCACGCACGGCGTGGAACTCGGCCGCGGCCCGTACGGCGCGGCCGGGTTCTGGTTGTTCTCCGCGCTGCTCGTGGTGGCAGAGCTGTTCCCGATCGGGGTCCAGCGCGACGATGAAGTCGACGAGATCACCACCTCGACGACGTTCGCGTTCGCGCTGGCGATCGCCTACGGTCCCGTCCCCGCGGCGCTCGCGCTCGTGGCGGGGTCGGTGATCGGCGACGTCGCCCGGCGCAAGCCGATGTGGAAGACCGCGTTCAACGCGAGTCAGTACGCGATCTCGGTGATCGCTGCGGGGGTCGTGTACGGATACCTCGCCTCGGGACCCCCGCACGGTCCGGAGGCGTTGCTGCCGCTGTTCGCGAGCGCCGCCACGTTCTTCTTCCTGAACACGATCCTTCCCGGCGTCGGTCTCGCCCTCGTCAACGGGGGCCCGCTCGTCCGTCAGGTCGCGCACGACTTCCTCTTCCAGGCCTACACGGCACCCGCGCTGCTGGCCCTCTCACCGATCCTGCTGTTCGCCGCCGACCAGAGCCTGGCCTTCGTTCCGCTGATCGTGATCCCGATCGGAGCCGTCTACTGGGGTGCGAACGCGGCGCTCGAGAACGTCCGGCTGGTGGAACGGCTGCAGATCAACCTCGCACGCGCCAAGGAGCTCAACCGGATGAAGGACGATTTCGTCGCGGTCGTGTCCCACGAGTTGCGCACCCCACTGACCTCGATCCAGGGCTACATCAAGACCGTGCTCCAGCTCGGCGACGAGCTCGAGCCGGGGCAGCGCGAGGCGTTCCTCGAGGCTGCCGACCGGCAGAGCGAACGTCTCCGCCGCTTGATCGAGCAGACGCTGATCGTCGCCCGCCTCGAGAGCCATGTCGAACCGCTGACGCTGCACGAGGTGGCCGTACAGTCGCTCGTGGACGTGGTCGTCCACGAGCTCTCGCCGATAGGACACGGGCACACCTTCGACGTGCGCGTTCCCGCCGATCTCGACCCGGTCCGGACCGATGAGGGCAAGGTGCACCAGATCCTGTCGAACCTCGTCGAGAACGCGCTCAAGTACTCACCGCCCGACACGCGGATCACGATCCGGGGAGAGCCCGGCGTCAACGGGATCCTCGTGGCCGTCGAGGACGAGGGACCCGGCATCCCCGAAGAGGAGAGAGATCGGGTCTTCGATCGCTTCTACCAGGTGGACGGCACCGCGACGCGGCAGGTGGGCGGCACCGGCCTCGGGCTGTACATCTGCGCGAAGCTCGCGGAGGAGATCGGCGCTCGTCTGTGGCTCGAGACGACGGACCGTCCCCGGGGATCGATGTTCTGCCTCTTCCTTCCCGGCAGCGCGGCGCCGCCGCGCGCGCGGGACGCAGGAGACCCGCAGGCGATCGCCGATCCGCCGGGAGGTCGTCGAGACGGTTCGGACGGTCCCGACGAGCCCGGTCAGTCGATCACCGCGAGCGTCTGA